Proteins co-encoded in one Medicago truncatula cultivar Jemalong A17 chromosome 8, MtrunA17r5.0-ANR, whole genome shotgun sequence genomic window:
- the LOC11408106 gene encoding protein tesmin/TSO1-like CXC 5 translates to MGEGEGSDIPPKNAPLDSVKKLARQLDFNAFGGTPVTAPLPEHPQPSPTLPPLPATKLGKPESPKSKSRPNFETKDATPKKQKQCNCKHSRCLKLYCECFASGIYCDGCNCVNCFNNVDNEAARREAVEATLERNPNAFRPKIASSPHGTRDNKEETGEVKVLVKHNKGCHCKKSGCLKKYCECFQANILCSENCKCMDCKNFEGSEERQALFHGDQNNNMAYLQQAANAAITGAIGSSGYSSPPVARKRKGSELWPSIRDPSFGKLGQQANPVRGPAAPSSSLSPVPVPRVGPSTLGPSKFMYRSLLADIIQPQHLKELCSVLVLVSGQATKTLTDQKNLIDKHTDDQTETSLASSNQEQLPNQKEADVEKAVADDCSSANQTDKTSPENSSSDGADVPKGRPMSPGTLALMCDEQDTMFMTAAPSTVSMAHACNTSSQLPYGQGAKEIYAEQERIVLTKFRDFLNRVITMGEINETKCSSLARSELETQKDPIINRTENTSTEAAHQQGLGSTCNNVGKAVGNTITSTPMVPCNTVTSTTLIPCNTITSTPLVPCNTITSTPSVPCNTVTSTTPLVPCSLVSENGEIKPKVEQ, encoded by the exons ATGGGTGAAGGTGAGGGTAGTGATATCCCTCCAAAAAACGCACCATTGGATTCTGTTAAGAAGCTTGCTAGGCAGCTCGATTTCAACGCTTTTGGTGGCACGCCGGTAACAGCGCCTCTGCCGGAACACCCACAACCATCTCCGACACTTCCTCCTCTTCCTGCAACCAAATTGGG gaaACCAGAAtctccaaaatcaaaatcaagacCCAACTTTGAGACAAAAGATGCTACTCCAAAGAAGCAAAAGCAGTGCAATTGTAAACATTCAAGATGCTTAAAGCT ATATTGTGAATGTTTTGCGTCAGGGATATATTGTGATGGTTGCAACTGTGTAAATTGTTTTAACAATGTTGACAATGAAGCGGCTAGACGAGAAGCCGTTGAAGCAACTTTAGAACGCAATCCAAATGCCTTTAGGCCGAAAATTGCAAGCAGTCCTCACGGAACACGTGATAACAAG GAGGAGACTGGGGAAGTTAAAGTATTGGTAAAGCACAACAAGGGGTGTCATTGTAAAAAATCTGGGTGCCTCAAGAAGTACTGTGAATGTTTCCAAGCCAACATTCTTTGTTCTGAAAACTGTAAATGCATGGATTGCAAAAACTTTGAAGGAAGTGAAGAGCGACAGGCTTTGTTCCATGGAGATCAAAACAACAATATGGCGTATCTTCAGCAGGCAGCCAATGCTGCTATAACTGGAGCTATTGGTTCCTCTGGTTATTCATCACCACCAGtagcaagaaaaagaaaaggttcgGAACTCTGGCCGTCCATCAGGGATCCATCGTTTGGAAAGCTAGGACAACAG GCAAATCCTGTCAGAGGTCCTGCAGCACCCTCCTCATCCTTGTCTCCTGTCCCAGTACCTCGTGTTGGACCTTCAACATTAGGCCCTTCAAAATTTATGTACAG GTCTCTTTTAGCAGACATCATACAACCACAGCACCTGAAGGAGCTTTGCTCTGTTCTAGTGCTAGTATCTGGACAAGCCACAAAAACACTTACAG ACCAGAAAAATTTAATAGATAAGCACACAGATGATCAGACAGAAACTTCTCTTGCTTCCTCAAATCAAGAGCAATTACCAAATCAAAAGGAAGCTGATGTTGAGAAAGCTGTGGCTGATGATTGTTCGAGTGCAAACCAAACTGATAAAACCAGTCCTGAAAATTCCAGTTCAGATGGTGCTGATGTTCCAAAAGGGAGGCCAATGTCTCCTGGAACTTTAGCATTGATGTGTGACGAGCAAGATACAATGTTCATGACTGCTGCCCCCTCTACTGTGTCGATGGCTCATGCTTGCAACACATCTTCACAATTGCCTTATGGACAAGGAGCGAAAGAGATCTATGCAGAGCAAGAAAGGATCGTATTGACGAAATTCAGAGATTTTCTTAATAGGGTTATCACTATGGGCGAAATAAATG AGACGAAGTGTTCTTCATTAGCCAGAAGTGAGTTAGAGACTCAAAAGGACCCAATCATCAATCGAACTGAAAATACAAGTACTGAGGCAGCGCATCAGCAAGGACTGGGATCCACCTGTAATAACGTTGGCAAAGCAGTTGGCAACACCATCACTTCAACACCTATGGTCCCTTGCAACACCGTCACTTCAACAACTTTGATCCCTTGCAACACTATTACTTCAACACCTTTGGTCCCTTGCAACACCATCACTTCAACGCCTTCGGTCCCTTGCAACACTGTCACATCAACAACACCTTTGGTCCCTTGCAGTCTTGTTTCGGAAAATGGGGAAATTAAGCCGAAGGTCGAACAATAG
- the LOC11412199 gene encoding cyclin-dependent kinase F-1 produces the protein MEPGRATKSWSIHTRSEIIAKYQVMERIGSGAYADVYRGRRLSDDLTVALKEIHDYQSAFREIEALQMLQGSPNVVVLHEYFWRDDEDAVLVLEYLTTDLATVISNAAKEGIPIPVGELKRWMIQILCGLDACHRNMIVHRDLKPSNLLISDCGVLKLADFGQARILIESGFDAFEENPPPCEEDGSNHESSLHHPEAFPHTNNLSQLGFENQEQGSSHEEYFSVLDELKTKKSVDDVDKNTNIPDGNTSCLATCTTSDIDNDPMRTSFSYEAMEGEDKEHGCLTSCVGTRWFRAPELLYGSANYGLEIDLWSLGCIFAELLTLKPLFPGTADIDQLSRIINVLGNLDERAWAGCSKLPDYGIISFSKVENPAGVEACLPNRSPDEVALVKKLVCYDPARRATTMELLHDKYFNEEPLPVPVSELRFPLTRNTEDDDSVGVWQDYNDIGSDSDFDDFGPVNITKTDTGFSIQFP, from the exons ATGGAGCCGGGTCGTGCAACTAAGAGTTGGAGCATCCATACCCGATCGGAGATAATCGCCAAATATCAAGTCATGGAACGTATCGGCTCCGGAGCTTACGCCGACGTCTACCGTGGCCGTCGTCTCTCCGACGACCTAACAGTCGCCCTCAAAGAAATCCACGATTACCAGTCCGCATTCCGAGAAATCGAAGCGTTACAGATGCTTCAAGGCTCTCCAAACGTCGTCGTTTTGCACGAATACTTCTGGCGCGACGACGAAGACGCTGTTCTTGTACTCGAGTACCTTACCACTGATTTGGCTACCGTGATTTCCAATGCTGCTAAGGAAGGGATTCCGATTCCAGTTGGTGAGTTGAAGCGTTGGATGATTCAGATTCTTTGTGGACTTGATGCTTGTCATCGGAATATGATCGTTCATCGTGATTTGAAACCTTCTAATCTCTTGATTTCTGATTGTGGTGTTCTCAAATTGGCTGATTTTGGACAG GCAAGGATACTCATAGAGTCTGGATTTGATGCTTTTGAGGAGAATCCACCACCATGTGAGGAGGATGGTTCTAATCATGAAAGTTCACTTCATCATCCTGAAGCTTTTCCTCACACTAACAACTTAAGCCAATTAGGATTTGAAAATCAAGAGCAGGGAAGCAGTCATGAAGAGTATTTTAGTGTTTTAGATGAGCTGAAAACAAAGAAATCTGTGGATGACGTTGACAAGAATACAAACATTCCGGATGGAAATACTTCTTGTCTTGCAACGTGCACAACAAGTGATATTGATAATGATCCTATGAGAACTTCTTTTAGTTATGAAGCAATGGAGGGGGAAGATAAAGAACATGGTTGTCTCACATCATGTGTTGGAACTCGCTGGTTCCGGGCTCCTGAATTGCTTTATGGATCTGCTAATTATGGTTTAGAAATTGATCTCTGGTCACTTGGATGTATTTTTGCTGAGCTCTTGACTCTGAAGCCCTTGTTTCCTGGAACTGCGGATATTGACCAGCTCAGTAGAATTATTAATGTTTTGGGCAATCTTGATGAGAGAGCTTGGGCTGGTTGTTCAAAACTTCCTGATTACGGAATAATCTCGTTTAGCAAGGTAGAAAACCCTGCTGGTGTTGAAGCCTGCCTCCCCAACCGCTCCCCCGACGAAGTGGCTCTAGTAAAAAAACTGGTTTGTTATGATCCGGCTAGGAGGGCTACAACAATGGAGCTACTTCATGACAAGTACTTTAACGAGGAACCTCTTCCTGTTCCTGTTTCAGAGTTGCGATTTCCTTTGACCAGAAATACAGAAGATGATGATTCTGTTGGTGTGTGGCAGGATTACAATGACATTggttctgattctgattttgatgaCTTTGGCCCTGTGAATATCACCAAAACTGATACGGGTTTCTCCATTCAGTTTCCTTGA
- the LOC25502270 gene encoding histone H3.2, with amino-acid sequence MARTKQTARKSTGGKAPRKQLATKAARKSAPATGGVKKPHRFRPGTVALREIRKYQKSTELLIRKLPFQRLVREIAQDFKTDLRFQSSAVSALQEAAEAYLVGLFEDTNLCAIHAKRVTIMPKDIQLARRIRGERA; translated from the coding sequence ATGGCTCGTACCAAACAAACCGCTCGCAAATCCACCGGTGGCAAAGCTCCAAGGAAACAACTCGCCACCAAAGCCGCTCGGAAATCAGCTCCGGCCACCGGAGGAGTGAAGAAGCCACACAGATTCCGTCCTGGAACTGTTGCTCTTCGTGAGATCCGCAAGTATCAGAAGAGTACCGAGCTTCTCATCAGGAAGCTTCCATTCCAAAGATTGGTTAGGGAAATCGCTCAGGATTTCAAAACTGATCTCAGGTTCCAGAGTAGCGCTGTTTCTGCTCTTCAAGAAGCCGCTGAAGCTTATCTTGTTGGTTTGTTTGAAGATACTAACCTTTGCGCTATTCATGCTAAGAGGGTTACAATTATGCCTAAGGATATTCAACTTGCAAGAAGAATTAGAGGCGAGAGGGCTTAG